From a single Athene noctua chromosome 2, bAthNoc1.hap1.1, whole genome shotgun sequence genomic region:
- the TERF1 gene encoding telomeric repeat-binding factor 1, with protein MAEAAETSSGGAGGGPGRCSPPPAEVEVVAAGWMLEFACYCLCRHFGEGCAAEFRRWGSVAQALINGVSIIPTHTKKVVYLCQLLIRIAKGKNLECHFENDKRISPLESALLFWTLLEREENKLEKLHEDIRVLIQIQIVAVYMENGYFKEAAEVLERIYTDSDSNKPLRMKLAAVIRSKDPYVPLLQSFSYDLLISKVKSYIELFMKENETNYLIQAATKQVESNGLGATALQNKTVNVEDKSNLETKQRPHLGQKHRERSVLQSLNSLQNVEAHGDALASGRRRQRWTYKEDLELKSGIRKFGVGNWAKILVHGDFNNRTSVMLKDRWRTLCRIK; from the exons ATGGCCGAGGCGGCCGAGACCTCCtcgggaggggcggggggcggccccggccgctgCTCACCGCCGCCGGCTGAGGTGGAAGTTGTGGCCGCGGGCTGGATGCTGGAGTTCGCCTGCTACTGCCTGTGCCGGCACTTCGGGGAGGGCTGCGCGGCGGAGTTCCGGCGGTGGGGGAGCGTGGCGCAGG cTCTTATTAACGGTGTCTCCATAATACCTACACATACGAAAAAAGTGGTGTATCTTTGTCAACTTTTGATAAgaattgcaaagggaaaaaaccttG aATGCCATTTTGAAAATGATAAAAGAATTTCACCTTTGGAAtctgctctgcttttctggaCTTTacttgaaagggaagaaaataaactggaaaagcTTCATGAAGATATTCGTGTCTTGATTCAAATTCAG ATTGTAGCAGTCTATATGGAAAATGGATATTTCAAGGAGGCTGCTGAAGTTCTTGAAAGGATATATACAGACTCGGACTCCAATAAG CCTTTAAGGATGAAGCTGGCAGCTGTAATTAGAAGCAAGGATCCATATGTTCCCCTTCTCCAAAGCTTCAGTTACGATCTTTTGATAAGTAAAGTCAAGTCTTACATTGAACTTTTCATGAAAGAGAATGAAACTAACTACTTAATACAG GCAGCCACAAAACAGGTAGAGTCTAACGGATTGGGAGCAACAGCAttgcaaaacaaaactgtgaaTGTTGAAGACAAAAGtaatttggaaacaaaacaaag GCCTCATTTAGGACAGAAACACAGAGAGAGAAGTGTTCTTCAGA GTCTGAACAGCTTGCAAAATGTGGAAGCACATGGAGATGCTTTGGCTTCTGGACGAAGAAGACAG CGATGGACTTACAAAGAAGACTTGGAACTGAAATCAGGAATAAGGAAGTTTGGAGTGGGTAACTGGGCTAAAATTTTGGTCCATGGCGACTTCAACAACCGAACTAGTGTCATGTTAAAAGACCGGTGGAGGACACTGTGCAGGATCAAATAA